In Planctobacterium marinum, the DNA window CGATAGCCATAATGCTATACTGAGAACACGTAGGATGAAAGCGACAATTTCCACCGAGCAGAGGTGAAATGAAACGTTGGTAAAGCTTTACCAAAAAAATCAATCCGCGGCGCAGCGCTTTATCAATTTTTTCCATAGCTTTTCCAATAACAGATTGAGTTCTTGGTTGTTCAAATCAGCAATACCGGTTTTCGCAATGATAACAATATCAATGTTTGGTAGCCGGTGTTGTTGTTGTCTGAAACTTTCCCGGATAATTCGCTTAATGCGATTTCGACCTACAGCTTTCTTTACCCTTTTTTTAGGTACAGTGATGCCGAGGCGAGGATTATTCAGATTGTTTATTCGAGCGAGAGCTGTAACTTGTGGGGATACTGCTGGGGTAGCGTCTGAGAAGACATGCTCAAAGTGAGCTGGTTTTAACAACC includes these proteins:
- the yidD gene encoding membrane protein insertion efficiency factor YidD; the encoded protein is MEKIDKALRRGLIFLVKLYQRFISPLLGGNCRFHPTCSQYSIMAIEHFGVVKGLWLTIRRIIRCHPLNPGGYDPIPQKTKKN
- the rnpA gene encoding ribonuclease P protein component, whose product is MLKPAHFEHVFSDATPAVSPQVTALARINNLNNPRLGITVPKKRVKKAVGRNRIKRIIRESFRQQQHRLPNIDIVIIAKTGIADLNNQELNLLLEKLWKKLIKRCAAD